The DNA segment CAAATACGGAACAAAAGAACGGGGAACGCGCGCGCGTACTCTCCGTGACAGCCGGCGACACCTTTATTCTGGAAGACGGCAGGAAAGTGCGCTTGGTCGGCATTAACGCTCCCGCGCGCGGCTGGCCGTATTACGAGGAGGCGAAATGGGAGCTTACGAAACTAATCTTAAACAAAGAGGTTTTACTCTCCAAGGACAAGAGTGAAGTGGATAAGGAAGACCGATTGTTGCGCTATGTATATATAGACGACACATTGGTAAATGAAAAGATGCTCAAGTTGGGTCTCGCAGAAGTACTTACTATCCCTCCGAACACAGCGCACAGCCAACTGTTCTTGTCTGCCGAACGCGCGGCGCGCGAGAAGCGTGTTGGTATGTGGAGCGGTCGCTAATGGAGTATACTATCAACATGGACAAAAAAATCATTCGCATTGAAACGATAGAGCGGTATGTGAACGGCGCTCTCGTCGCTCTTGTGATGTTTTATGTCTACATTTTCATATTTCACTCGTTCTCATTTATTTTTTGGAGTGCCGCTTCTGTTCCTCTTGCTGTTTTATTTGGAGTCCGCTTCTATCTTTCAAGGGAAGAGATACGATCTCGACAGAACGCTGCTGTTGCGCAAAAAGTAATGCGCGATGTTGCGCAAAATCTCTCTCTTGAATACCATGCGCGCGGAGTACCGCGCTATCGTCCGTTATTTGAAAGTACGGAGCTTGCTCAAAGGGAACAAGACGAAGACAGCGCTTTAAAAAGTCCGGGGGAAGGGAAAGATGTGGAGCATTTTGTTAAAGGAGCGATGGAGGGACAATTCATTGAGTGTTTTGTGCAGGAAGCTCTCCTTGATCTCGGAATGGGCTCTGTTCGCAAAAGCTATATCGCCGCGGAAACCGGCGCCGAACCGATATTTTTTGATATCAAATTTTTTGTCACTCCCCGTTCACGAAAAAAGGGGATTGCCGGCTTTATACACCGTATTTCTCAAAATCCATTTGCCGGCGCGGTAGATTTCAAACAACTCCGAACGGAAAGCCAAACTTTTAATTATGCCTACGCGATATGGGTCAGAAGATACGACAGCCAGGATGAAGAGATGGTGCTCAAAATCTTAACACCGGAATTTATTAAAATGACTCTTGAGTACAAAGAACCGGTGTATATTGAGGTTGCGTATGACAGAATAAGAATGTATCACGACATCCACGATATTACGGTCAAAAAAATAGAAAATATGACCAGGCTTCTCGTACACATGAAGAATACTATTGCTAAACATCAGTCTCTCCATCAATGAGAACATCCGTGAAAAAACTTTTCCTCACATTCACGATTGCACTCTTTCTCTTCCCGCTTGCATTGGGCGCCCAAACTCTCTCCGACCTTGAGATAAAGATCGCGGCACTCTTCGCAGAGATACAAACTCTCCAGACTGAACTCCAAACTCTCAAACAAGCAGAACCAACACAGACGCCTTCGGCGTCTGTGTCCTCTTCCTTCACCACCACCTTAGGAAAGGGAAGCGAGGGAAGTGACGTCACCAAACTCCAAACCTACCTCGCGAAAGACCCCTCGCTTTACCCCGAAGGAACGATCTCCGGCTATTTTGGGTCGCTCACCGAAGCTGCCGTCAAACGCTTCC comes from the Patescibacteria group bacterium genome and includes:
- a CDS encoding thermonuclease family protein; amino-acid sequence: MKNRPDVSHLSFVAAFIVVSFMAWLGWSITSLGDTNDFSFARVFGSNTEQKNGERARVLSVTAGDTFILEDGRKVRLVGINAPARGWPYYEEAKWELTKLILNKEVLLSKDKSEVDKEDRLLRYVYIDDTLVNEKMLKLGLAEVLTIPPNTAHSQLFLSAERAAREKRVGMWSGR
- a CDS encoding peptidoglycan-binding domain-containing protein yields the protein MRTSVKKLFLTFTIALFLFPLALGAQTLSDLEIKIAALFAEIQTLQTELQTLKQAEPTQTPSASVSSSFTTTLGKGSEGSDVTKLQTYLAKDPSLYPEGTISGYFGSLTEAAVKRFQQKHNIVSSGTPLTTGYGTVGPKTRATLNSLLTTTSSTPIPSEPAAPKEPASNGTGPLAQANRSPNLSITGERFVTLP